In one Helicoverpa zea isolate HzStark_Cry1AcR chromosome 5, ilHelZeax1.1, whole genome shotgun sequence genomic region, the following are encoded:
- the LOC124630467 gene encoding glycine-rich protein 3-like, which yields MACKIALISAAILLLLALTHAAPAEEKPVDILKEEAGKDDIAPADDKEDLKTAASHWGGHWGGYGHYGGHYGGYPHYGYGWGYPSFGYGYWPYGGYYGHGYGGYGGYGWW from the exons ATGGCTTGCAAA ATCGCCCTCATCAGCGCCGCCATCCTGCTTCTCCTAGCACTAACCCACGCAGCTCCCGCCGAAGAAAAACCAGTGGACATCCTCAAAGAAGAAGCAGGGAAGGATGACATAGCCCCAGCCGATGACAAGGAAGATCTCAAAACCGCAGCCTCGCATTGGGGCGGTCACTGGGGAGGTTACGGCCATTACGGGGGCCATTACGGCGGTTACCCCCATTACGGTTACGGGTGGGGGTACCCTAGCTTCGGTTACGGGTACTGGCCCTACGGTGGGTACTACGGCCACGGTTACGGTGGGTACGGTGGCTACGGATGgtggtaa